The following coding sequences are from one Ramlibacter henchirensis window:
- a CDS encoding ribonucleotide-diphosphate reductase subunit beta, whose protein sequence is MLTWDDEVKPQSPIPPNSGSNWNREVNVSPSQQAALQIQPLNSSDPLPSVRTLDDGARVPVAQPAAAARKAEPARQSRVNAADKRIINGQTDVNQLVPFKYKWAWEKYLATCANHWMPQEVNMTRDIALWKDPNGLTEDERRIIKRNLGFFVTADSLAANNIVLGTYRHITAPECRQFLLRQAFEEAIHTHAYQYIVESLGLDEAEIFNAYHEVSSIRDKDNFLIPFIDAIMDPNFHTGTPEADQKLLKSLIVFACLMEGLFFYVGFTQILALGRQNKMTGAAEQYQYILRDESMHCNFGIDLINQLKLENPHLWTAEFKAEIRGLFMKAVELEYRYAEDTMPRGVLGLNASMFKGYLRYIANRRATQIGLEALFPNEENPFPWMSEMIDLKKERNFFETRVIEYQSGGALSWD, encoded by the coding sequence ATGCTGACCTGGGACGACGAAGTCAAGCCCCAATCGCCAATTCCGCCGAACAGCGGTTCAAACTGGAACCGCGAGGTGAACGTTTCACCTTCGCAGCAGGCGGCGCTCCAGATCCAACCCCTGAATTCCTCCGATCCGCTGCCTTCGGTTCGCACGCTCGACGACGGCGCGCGTGTCCCGGTGGCGCAGCCGGCGGCCGCCGCCCGCAAGGCGGAGCCCGCCCGCCAGAGCCGCGTGAACGCGGCCGACAAGCGGATCATCAACGGCCAGACCGACGTCAACCAGCTCGTCCCCTTCAAGTACAAGTGGGCCTGGGAGAAGTACCTGGCCACCTGCGCCAACCACTGGATGCCGCAGGAAGTGAACATGACGCGTGACATCGCGTTGTGGAAGGACCCCAACGGCCTGACCGAGGACGAGCGCCGCATCATCAAGCGCAACCTCGGCTTCTTCGTCACCGCCGACTCGCTGGCCGCCAACAACATCGTGCTGGGCACCTACCGCCACATCACGGCGCCCGAGTGCCGGCAGTTCCTGCTGCGCCAGGCCTTCGAGGAGGCGATCCACACCCACGCCTACCAGTACATCGTGGAGTCGCTGGGCCTGGACGAGGCGGAGATCTTCAACGCCTACCACGAGGTCTCGTCGATCCGGGACAAGGACAATTTCCTGATCCCGTTCATCGACGCGATCATGGATCCCAACTTCCATACCGGCACGCCGGAAGCGGACCAGAAGCTCCTCAAGAGCCTGATCGTCTTCGCCTGCCTGATGGAAGGCCTGTTCTTCTATGTCGGCTTCACCCAGATCCTGGCGCTGGGCCGGCAGAACAAGATGACCGGTGCTGCGGAGCAGTACCAGTACATCCTGCGGGACGAGTCGATGCACTGCAATTTCGGCATCGACCTGATCAACCAGCTGAAGCTGGAGAACCCGCACCTGTGGACGGCCGAATTCAAGGCCGAGATCCGCGGCCTGTTCATGAAGGCCGTCGAGCTCGAATACCGCTATGCCGAGGACACCATGCCCAGAGGCGTGCTGGGCCTCAACGCCTCCATGTTCAAGGGCTACCTGCGCTACATCGCCAACCGGCGCGCGACGCAGATCGGCCTGGAAGCGCTCTTCCCCAACGAGGAGAACCCCTTCCCGTGGATGAGCGAGATGATTGACCTGAAGAAAGAGCGCAATTTCTTCGAAACCCGCGTGATCGAGTACCAGTCGGGTGGCGCGCTTTCCTGGGATTGA
- a CDS encoding DNA-binding response regulator, whose protein sequence is MFSSEPLTTASPHRRILVVDDHALVRMCVVRMCASLSSELEVLEAPSLAAALDVYDRYADSVELVLLELNLPDSKGFASLLTLKRRHPRSRIMVLSGAVDEAIAAEARFLGAEKFLDKSGDPALLRAALSDFVNLLEPARRQTGWAKPARRSSEPSAPTLSAREIEILDLVLQGKNNQEIVAKTGLRLGTVKNYLSGLFALFGVPSRSRLVTLFG, encoded by the coding sequence ATGTTTTCGTCCGAACCCCTCACCACCGCGTCGCCGCACCGCCGGATCCTCGTGGTCGACGATCACGCGCTGGTCCGCATGTGCGTGGTCCGTATGTGCGCTTCGCTCTCCAGCGAGCTCGAAGTACTGGAGGCGCCCTCGCTCGCCGCGGCGCTGGACGTGTACGACAGGTACGCAGACTCGGTGGAACTCGTGCTGCTCGAACTCAACCTGCCGGACAGCAAGGGCTTCGCGTCCCTGCTGACCCTGAAGCGCCGCCATCCTCGCAGCCGCATCATGGTGCTGTCCGGTGCGGTGGACGAAGCGATCGCGGCGGAAGCCCGCTTCCTGGGCGCCGAGAAGTTCCTGGACAAGTCCGGCGACCCCGCGCTGCTGAGGGCGGCCTTGTCGGACTTCGTGAACCTGCTGGAGCCCGCGCGCCGGCAAACGGGCTGGGCCAAGCCCGCGCGGCGGAGTTCGGAGCCCTCGGCCCCCACGCTCTCGGCGCGCGAGATCGAGATCCTCGACCTCGTGCTCCAGGGCAAGAACAACCAGGAGATCGTGGCCAAGACCGGCCTGAGGCTCGGTACGGTCAAGAACTACCTGTCCGGCCTGTTCGCGCTGTTCGGCGTGCCTTCCCGCTCCAGGCTCGTGACCCTCTTCGGCTGA
- a CDS encoding alpha-ketoglutarate-dependent dioxygenase AlkB has protein sequence MNSPQTDLFGSPPAPLPNGMRYEPDFLTAEQEAALLRQIEALPLAPMKYQGFTALRRVVSYGGQYDFSTQRLNEAEPIPDWLHPLREQAAHWLGIAPERFTQSLVAEYRPGTPLGWHRDVPDFEDVVGISLLNDAVMRFRPYPPKDPKRADVMKLTIEPRSIYLLRGPARWEWQHSVSPTKSLRYSITFRTPSHRR, from the coding sequence GTGAACTCCCCGCAGACCGACCTCTTCGGTTCGCCGCCGGCCCCGCTACCGAACGGAATGCGGTACGAGCCGGATTTCCTCACTGCGGAACAGGAGGCGGCGTTGCTGCGCCAGATCGAGGCGCTGCCGCTCGCGCCCATGAAGTACCAGGGCTTCACCGCCCTGCGGCGCGTCGTGAGCTACGGCGGCCAGTACGACTTCAGCACGCAGCGGCTGAACGAGGCCGAGCCGATCCCCGACTGGCTGCACCCGCTGCGCGAGCAAGCCGCGCACTGGCTCGGCATCGCGCCGGAGCGCTTCACGCAGTCGCTGGTGGCCGAGTACCGTCCGGGCACGCCGCTGGGCTGGCACCGCGACGTGCCGGACTTCGAGGACGTGGTGGGCATCTCGCTGCTGAACGACGCCGTGATGCGATTTCGGCCCTATCCGCCGAAGGATCCCAAGCGCGCCGACGTGATGAAGCTGACGATCGAGCCGCGCTCGATCTACCTGCTGCGCGGCCCGGCGCGCTGGGAGTGGCAGCACAGCGTCTCGCCGACGAAATCGTTGCGCTACTCGATCACCTTCCGCACGCCGTCGCACCGCCGCTGA
- a CDS encoding LysR family transcriptional regulator translates to MDRFRAIEVFVAIADHGSLTAAARALDSSLPAVVRTLAAYEASLRVRLFNRTTRRVTLTDEGRLHLAHCRDVMERLRTAEAELTSGAAEPAGQLTITAPVLFGELYIAPVVTRFVARHPQLRCSVLLVDRLVNLLEEGIDAGIRIGRLEDSSLVAHQLGSVRRVVVASPAYLRRNGTPKHPRDLGQHNCIRLIAGPNAWGGFQERGRPLQVTVRGNLEFNQVLPAVQACANDAGVGQFFSYQVAPLVAGRKLKIVLQSFELPPVPISIVYPHARLLPARTRALVDWMRQEITQFRD, encoded by the coding sequence ATGGACAGGTTCCGCGCGATCGAGGTGTTCGTGGCCATCGCCGACCACGGCAGCCTGACGGCTGCTGCGCGCGCGCTCGATTCCTCGCTGCCGGCGGTGGTCCGCACGCTGGCCGCCTACGAGGCCAGCCTGCGCGTGCGCCTGTTCAACCGCACCACCCGCCGCGTCACGCTGACCGACGAAGGCCGGCTGCACCTGGCGCACTGCCGCGACGTGATGGAACGGCTGCGGACCGCGGAAGCCGAGCTGACCAGCGGGGCCGCCGAGCCCGCGGGCCAGCTCACCATCACGGCACCCGTGCTGTTCGGCGAGCTCTACATTGCGCCCGTCGTCACGCGCTTCGTCGCGCGGCATCCGCAGCTGCGCTGCTCCGTGCTGCTGGTGGACCGCCTGGTGAACCTGCTCGAGGAAGGCATCGATGCAGGCATCCGCATCGGCCGGCTGGAAGACTCGTCACTCGTCGCGCACCAGCTCGGCTCGGTGAGGCGAGTGGTCGTGGCCAGTCCGGCCTACTTGCGCCGCAACGGCACGCCCAAGCACCCGCGCGACCTGGGCCAGCACAACTGCATCCGCCTGATCGCCGGGCCCAATGCCTGGGGCGGCTTCCAGGAGCGCGGGCGGCCGCTGCAGGTCACCGTGCGCGGAAACCTCGAGTTCAACCAGGTCCTTCCGGCCGTGCAGGCCTGCGCCAATGACGCCGGCGTGGGGCAGTTCTTCTCCTACCAGGTCGCGCCGCTGGTGGCCGGCAGGAAGCTGAAGATCGTGCTGCAATCGTTCGAGCTGCCGCCCGTGCCGATCAGCATCGTCTATCCGCATGCCCGGCTGCTTCCCGCGCGCACCCGTGCTTTGGTGGACTGGATGCGCCAGGAGATCACGCAGTTTCGCGACTAG
- a CDS encoding MlaE family ABC transporter permease — protein MTPAPLRQHRPVATATVSPLRWLVSWWEVIFFGAVLLVLALSPSSYRDPRMRAALARHAWTDTAPILLGFSMLSALLTVVLTRIVVVTARSYGLSQYALEMVIRVLVLELIPLTAALFVALRCTIPNGAALAEMRRTGRFQALRRAGVDPLVREVLPRMLAGAFSAITLAALSCFVAAVLAYLAVYQLTPAGLPAYTRMFSHVFNPSVSLIFTIKTVFFALAVSVIPMASGAYDDYAAAPSSRESAALQGLVRMFAVLLLLESVSLVGNYY, from the coding sequence ATGACCCCGGCCCCTCTCCGGCAGCATCGTCCGGTCGCGACCGCGACGGTCTCGCCGCTTCGCTGGCTGGTGAGCTGGTGGGAGGTGATCTTCTTCGGCGCGGTGCTGCTGGTGCTGGCGCTGTCCCCCTCGAGCTACCGCGACCCGCGCATGCGCGCGGCCCTCGCCCGGCATGCGTGGACCGACACCGCGCCGATCCTGCTCGGGTTCTCGATGCTCTCCGCGCTGCTCACGGTGGTGCTGACGCGGATCGTCGTCGTGACGGCGCGCAGCTACGGGCTGTCGCAGTACGCGCTGGAGATGGTGATCCGCGTGCTGGTGCTGGAGCTGATCCCGCTGACGGCGGCTTTGTTTGTGGCGCTGCGTTGCACGATCCCGAACGGCGCCGCGCTGGCGGAGATGCGGCGCACCGGACGCTTCCAGGCTTTGCGGCGCGCGGGAGTGGATCCGCTGGTGCGCGAGGTGCTGCCGCGCATGCTGGCGGGCGCGTTCTCCGCCATCACGCTGGCGGCGCTCAGCTGCTTCGTGGCCGCGGTGCTGGCCTACCTGGCCGTCTACCAGCTCACGCCCGCGGGGCTGCCGGCGTACACGCGCATGTTCAGCCATGTGTTCAACCCGTCGGTGAGCCTGATCTTCACCATCAAGACCGTGTTCTTCGCGCTCGCCGTCTCCGTCATCCCGATGGCCTCGGGCGCGTACGACGACTACGCGGCCGCCCCGAGTTCGCGCGAGAGCGCGGCGCTGCAGGGCCTGGTGCGCATGTTCGCCGTGCTGCTGCTGCTCGAGTCGGTCTCGCTGGTGGGCAACTACTACTAG
- a CDS encoding histone H1-like DNA-binding protein: MEMATAKKAAAKKTTAKKATAKKTTAKRPVAKKAAAKRPAAKKAAAKRPAAKKSAAKRPAAKKSAAKKTTAKKTTAKKSAAKKTTAKKATAKKSAAKKAPAKKAAAKKSAAKKGGAKKAAKAPAAKPAAAPAATAAPAAQTTLNPQAAWPFPTASKP; this comes from the coding sequence ATGGAAATGGCAACTGCGAAGAAAGCCGCCGCCAAGAAGACGACGGCGAAGAAGGCTACGGCCAAGAAGACCACGGCCAAGCGCCCGGTCGCGAAGAAGGCTGCGGCCAAGCGCCCGGCCGCGAAGAAGGCTGCGGCCAAGCGCCCGGCTGCGAAGAAGAGCGCGGCCAAGCGCCCGGCGGCGAAGAAGTCCGCTGCGAAGAAGACCACGGCCAAGAAGACCACGGCGAAGAAGTCCGCCGCGAAGAAGACCACGGCCAAGAAGGCGACCGCGAAGAAGAGCGCCGCCAAGAAGGCGCCTGCGAAGAAAGCGGCTGCGAAGAAGTCGGCTGCGAAAAAAGGCGGCGCCAAGAAGGCCGCCAAAGCCCCTGCTGCAAAGCCCGCGGCTGCGCCGGCCGCGACCGCGGCTCCTGCGGCGCAGACCACTCTGAACCCGCAGGCCGCCTGGCCTTTCCCGACGGCTTCCAAGCCCTGA
- a CDS encoding ribonucleoside-diphosphate reductase subunit alpha: MQSVSSVASTSPQTVTAIGTAPGTGQPAANPLAHYQIIRRNGAVVPFEPNKIAIAMMKAFLAVHGTQGAASASVRETVDGLTQQVIRALVRSRPGGGTFHIEDVQDQVELGLMRGGHHDIARAYVLYRDRRAQERARQGTPAVVEAPLLHVVDGGQRIPLDMGQLQVLIVNACAGLSADVKPDPIVSETMRNLYDGVPIDEVYKAAILAARTLIEKDPDYTYATARLLLHTIFKEVLGQDIAPGTSAEAYADNFPLFIKKGVEAELLNPELLNYDLKRLGAALKADRDLKFDYLGLQTLYDRYFLHVRKTRIELPQAFFMRVAMGLALNEIDREARAIEFYEVLSSFDFMSSTPTLFNSGTLRSQLSSCYLTTVPDDLDGIYESIKENALLSKFAGGLGNDWTRVRALGSHIKGTNGESQGVVPFLKVVNDTAVAVNQGGKRKGAVCTYLESWHLDIEEFLELRKNTGDDRRRTHDMNTANWIPDLFMRRVMEKGEWTLFSPSSVPDLHDKFGADFEKAYVAYEEKARRGEIKPSKTVPASDMWRKMLSMLFETGHPWITFKDACNVRSPQQHAGVVHSSNLCTEITLNTSDTETAVCNLGSVNLMQHLKDGAIDQEKLRKTVSTAMRMLDNVIDINYYAVKKARDSNLRHRPVGLGIMAFQDALYELRIPYASQQAVEFADTSMEAVCYHAYWASTELARERGRYSSYRGSLWDKGVLPPDTLDLLARERGGYVEVDRSSTLDWDALRRKIAQDGMRNSNCIAIAPTATISNIIGVDASIEPCFGNLSVKSNLSGEFTVINHYLVRDLKRLGLWDDVMVMDLKHFDGSLRPIDRVPQEIKALYATAFEVEPVWLVEAAARRQKWIDQAQSLNIYMAGASGKKLDDTYKLAWVRGLKTTYYLRTISATHAEKSTVQSGRLNAVSSDAGGGLNATANGSMSALDAAAAAAQAQMNATPATDIKFCAIDDPSCEACQ; the protein is encoded by the coding sequence ATGCAATCTGTGTCAAGCGTCGCCAGCACTTCCCCGCAAACCGTGACCGCGATCGGCACTGCGCCCGGCACCGGCCAGCCCGCCGCCAACCCGCTGGCGCACTACCAGATCATCCGGCGCAACGGCGCCGTGGTTCCCTTCGAGCCGAACAAGATCGCCATCGCGATGATGAAGGCCTTCCTGGCCGTGCACGGCACGCAGGGCGCCGCCTCGGCCAGCGTGCGCGAGACGGTCGACGGCCTCACCCAGCAGGTGATCCGGGCGCTGGTGCGCTCGCGCCCGGGCGGCGGCACCTTCCACATCGAGGACGTGCAGGACCAGGTGGAGCTGGGCCTGATGCGCGGCGGCCATCACGACATCGCCCGCGCGTACGTGCTGTACCGCGACCGCCGCGCGCAGGAGCGCGCCAGGCAGGGCACGCCGGCGGTGGTGGAGGCGCCGCTGCTGCACGTGGTGGACGGCGGCCAGCGCATCCCGCTGGACATGGGCCAGCTGCAGGTACTGATCGTGAACGCCTGCGCCGGGCTTTCGGCCGACGTGAAGCCGGATCCGATCGTGTCCGAGACCATGCGCAACCTGTACGACGGCGTGCCGATCGACGAGGTCTACAAGGCCGCGATCCTGGCGGCGCGCACGCTGATCGAGAAGGATCCTGACTACACCTACGCCACGGCCCGCCTGCTGCTGCACACCATCTTCAAGGAGGTGCTGGGCCAGGACATCGCCCCGGGCACGTCGGCCGAGGCCTACGCGGACAACTTCCCCCTCTTCATCAAGAAGGGCGTGGAAGCCGAGCTGCTCAATCCCGAGCTGCTCAATTACGACCTCAAACGGCTGGGCGCAGCGCTCAAGGCCGACCGCGACCTGAAGTTCGACTACCTGGGCCTGCAGACGCTGTACGACCGCTACTTCCTGCACGTGCGCAAGACCCGCATCGAGCTGCCGCAGGCCTTCTTCATGCGCGTGGCCATGGGCCTGGCGCTCAACGAGATCGACCGCGAGGCGCGCGCCATCGAGTTCTACGAGGTGCTCTCCAGCTTCGACTTCATGTCGTCCACGCCCACGCTGTTCAACAGCGGCACGCTGCGTTCGCAGCTCTCGTCCTGCTACCTGACCACGGTGCCGGACGACCTGGACGGAATCTACGAGTCGATCAAGGAAAACGCGCTGCTCTCCAAGTTCGCGGGCGGCCTGGGCAACGACTGGACGCGTGTGCGCGCCCTGGGTTCGCACATCAAGGGCACGAACGGCGAATCGCAGGGCGTGGTGCCGTTCCTGAAAGTGGTCAACGACACCGCCGTGGCGGTCAACCAGGGCGGCAAGCGCAAGGGCGCGGTCTGCACCTACCTGGAGAGCTGGCACCTGGACATCGAGGAATTCCTCGAGCTGCGCAAGAACACCGGCGACGACCGCCGCCGCACCCACGACATGAACACGGCCAACTGGATCCCGGACCTGTTCATGCGCCGCGTCATGGAAAAGGGCGAGTGGACGCTGTTCTCGCCCTCCTCCGTGCCGGACCTGCACGACAAGTTCGGTGCCGACTTCGAAAAGGCCTACGTCGCCTACGAGGAGAAGGCCAGGCGCGGCGAGATCAAGCCCAGCAAGACAGTGCCCGCCTCCGACATGTGGCGAAAGATGCTCTCGATGCTGTTCGAGACCGGCCATCCCTGGATCACGTTCAAGGATGCCTGCAACGTGCGCTCGCCGCAGCAGCACGCGGGCGTGGTGCACTCGTCCAACCTGTGCACCGAGATCACGCTCAACACCAGCGACACCGAAACGGCCGTCTGCAACCTCGGCTCGGTCAACCTGATGCAGCACCTGAAGGACGGCGCCATCGACCAGGAGAAGCTGCGCAAGACGGTCTCCACCGCGATGCGGATGCTCGACAACGTGATCGACATCAACTACTACGCGGTCAAGAAGGCGCGCGACTCCAACCTTCGCCACCGCCCGGTGGGCCTAGGCATCATGGCCTTCCAGGACGCGCTGTACGAACTGCGCATCCCCTACGCGTCGCAGCAGGCCGTCGAGTTCGCCGACACCTCGATGGAGGCGGTCTGCTACCACGCCTACTGGGCCTCCACCGAACTGGCCCGTGAGCGCGGCCGCTACTCCAGCTACAGGGGCTCGCTGTGGGACAAGGGCGTGCTGCCGCCCGACACGCTGGACCTGCTGGCGCGCGAGCGCGGCGGCTACGTGGAGGTCGACCGCTCGTCCACGCTGGACTGGGACGCGCTGCGCCGCAAGATCGCCCAGGACGGCATGCGCAACAGCAACTGCATCGCCATCGCGCCGACCGCCACCATCTCCAACATCATCGGCGTGGACGCGTCCATCGAGCCGTGTTTCGGCAACCTGTCGGTCAAGTCCAACCTGTCCGGCGAGTTCACCGTCATCAACCACTACCTGGTGCGCGACCTCAAGCGTCTCGGCCTGTGGGACGACGTGATGGTCATGGACCTGAAGCACTTCGACGGCTCGCTGCGCCCGATCGACCGCGTGCCGCAGGAGATCAAGGCCCTGTACGCCACCGCGTTCGAGGTCGAGCCGGTGTGGCTGGTGGAAGCCGCCGCGCGCCGCCAGAAGTGGATCGACCAGGCCCAGTCGCTGAACATCTACATGGCCGGCGCGTCGGGCAAGAAGCTGGACGACACCTACAAGCTGGCGTGGGTCCGCGGCCTGAAGACCACCTACTACCTGCGCACGATCAGCGCCACGCACGCGGAGAAATCCACGGTGCAATCGGGCCGGCTGAATGCGGTGTCTTCGGATGCAGGCGGCGGACTGAATGCCACCGCGAACGGATCGATGTCCGCACTCGATGCGGCCGCCGCCGCCGCGCAGGCGCAGATGAATGCGACGCCCGCCACCGACATCAAGTTCTGCGCGATCGACGATCCGTCGTGCGAGGCTTGCCAATAG
- the ampD gene encoding 1,6-anhydro-N-acetylmuramyl-L-alanine amidase AmpD: MKPPPDNALWSGGWYRFARRLDSPNFGPRPAGAAIDLVVVHSISLPPGEYGGDQVQALFTNTLDWQAHPYFRAIEGLQVSSHFYVRRGGELWQFVSCDDRAWHAGTSSWQGRDNCNDFSIGIELEGIEGGPFEAAQYEALAGLCAAISQRYPVRHIAGHEHVAPGRKQDPGPGFDWPLLRDSLGWLPESFPPVT, encoded by the coding sequence ATGAAACCGCCGCCTGACAACGCGCTCTGGTCAGGCGGCTGGTACCGCTTCGCCCGCCGCCTCGATTCGCCCAACTTCGGTCCGCGGCCCGCCGGAGCGGCGATCGACCTGGTCGTGGTGCATTCCATCAGCCTGCCGCCCGGCGAATATGGCGGCGACCAGGTGCAGGCGCTGTTCACCAACACGCTGGACTGGCAGGCCCATCCCTACTTCAGGGCCATCGAGGGGCTGCAGGTGTCGTCGCATTTCTACGTGCGGCGCGGCGGCGAGCTGTGGCAGTTCGTGAGCTGCGACGACCGCGCCTGGCACGCCGGCACCTCGTCGTGGCAGGGCCGCGACAACTGCAACGATTTTTCGATCGGGATCGAACTTGAAGGCATCGAGGGCGGGCCGTTCGAAGCCGCCCAGTACGAGGCGCTCGCGGGCCTGTGCGCGGCGATCTCGCAACGCTACCCGGTGCGCCACATCGCGGGCCACGAGCACGTGGCGCCGGGACGCAAGCAGGACCCGGGGCCGGGCTTCGACTGGCCCCTGTTGCGCGACAGCCTCGGTTGGTTGCCCGAGTCCTTTCCACCAGTGACGTAG
- a CDS encoding MlaD family protein: protein MDQTPLQDSEPAAAPPVPHLAAKARLLLLFTVLLIAAAVTYLLYARGVFEPTQQLVLTTDDSEGVSVGMDMTFSGFPIGRVRRVELGPSGEVRIHIDVAQKDAHWLRTSSVFTLVRGLVGGTAIRAFTGVLTDPPLADGAERPVLRGDATAELPRVIASAREVLENLTAMTSTDAALRNSIANVQALTDKLKGPQGALGVLFGNDADARKLVATLERTNALLARFDTLAAKADTQVFGPEGVVRETRATVVQLNGLLADTRASLKKIDSVLVEAQAVGANVRGATEDLGTLRGDVEANLRKIDSLINEINRKWPFARETEIKLP, encoded by the coding sequence ATGGACCAGACGCCCCTGCAGGATTCCGAACCCGCCGCCGCGCCGCCGGTGCCCCATCTCGCGGCCAAGGCCCGCCTGCTGCTGCTGTTCACCGTGCTGCTGATCGCGGCCGCCGTGACGTACCTGCTGTATGCACGGGGCGTGTTCGAGCCGACGCAGCAGCTGGTGCTCACCACCGACGACTCCGAAGGCGTGTCGGTCGGCATGGACATGACGTTCTCGGGCTTCCCGATCGGACGCGTGCGCCGCGTGGAGCTCGGCCCGTCCGGCGAGGTGCGCATCCACATCGACGTCGCCCAGAAGGACGCGCACTGGCTGCGCACGAGCAGCGTGTTCACGCTGGTGCGGGGACTCGTGGGCGGCACCGCGATCCGCGCGTTCACCGGCGTGCTGACCGATCCGCCATTGGCCGACGGCGCCGAGCGGCCCGTGCTGCGCGGCGACGCGACGGCCGAACTGCCGCGTGTCATCGCGTCGGCGCGCGAGGTGCTGGAGAACCTGACCGCGATGACTTCGACCGACGCCGCGCTGCGCAACAGCATCGCGAACGTCCAGGCGCTGACGGACAAGCTCAAGGGGCCGCAGGGGGCACTGGGCGTGCTGTTCGGCAACGATGCCGATGCGCGCAAGCTGGTGGCGACACTCGAGCGCACCAACGCGCTGCTGGCGCGGTTCGACACGCTCGCCGCCAAGGCGGACACGCAGGTGTTCGGGCCCGAGGGCGTGGTGCGCGAGACGCGCGCGACGGTGGTGCAGCTCAACGGATTGCTGGCCGATACGCGTGCCAGCCTGAAGAAGATCGATTCGGTGCTGGTCGAGGCGCAGGCGGTCGGGGCCAACGTGCGCGGCGCCACCGAGGACCTGGGCACATTGCGCGGCGACGTCGAGGCCAACCTGCGCAAGATCGACTCGCTGATCAACGAGATCAACCGGAAATGGCCCTTCGCGCGCGAGACGGAGATCAAGCTGCCGTGA
- a CDS encoding sigma-54-dependent transcriptional regulator has product MNAPAAAPVAQVLVVDDEPDLRTLYELTLLREGYHVDSAATLADAFQHLEERRFDAVITDMRLPDGQGLELLLRMGAQQRSERCIVMTAYGSAENAVEALKAGAFDYLTKPVDLKQFRSVVASAIQDRSSGSRARAAGNGRSEKAASTGQSALDRLVGNSAPMQQVKERIAKVARSMAPVLVRGESGTGKELAARALHACSHRSDGPFVAVNCSAIPEALLEAEFFGARKGSYTGSTADREGYFQAASGGTLFLDEIGDLPLAMQSKLLRAIQERHVRALGSTQEDSVDVRIVSATHRDLAADVAAGKFRQDLYYRLNVIEILVPPLRERREDLPALCEALLARIASETGMPVPTLSSAVAEQLACHPLAGNVRELENLLHRAVALSDGEALQVDEAATAPAPLPPQAAAPAAMPVFTPAPITVLPPPVAGAAVTADPAALQAALLPTPKDLQAWLDQQEREILVRTLQETGFNRTAAAQRLGLSLRQIRYRIARLAIAVPGGEEPNETAA; this is encoded by the coding sequence GTGAACGCCCCGGCTGCCGCCCCCGTCGCCCAGGTCCTCGTCGTCGACGACGAACCGGACTTGCGCACGCTGTACGAGCTGACGCTGCTGCGCGAGGGCTACCACGTCGATTCCGCCGCCACGCTGGCGGACGCCTTCCAGCACCTGGAGGAGCGCCGCTTCGATGCGGTGATCACCGACATGCGGCTGCCCGACGGCCAGGGGCTGGAGCTGCTCCTGCGCATGGGCGCGCAGCAGCGCAGCGAACGGTGCATCGTCATGACGGCGTATGGCTCGGCGGAGAACGCGGTGGAGGCGCTCAAGGCCGGCGCGTTCGACTACCTCACCAAGCCGGTCGACCTCAAGCAGTTCCGCAGCGTCGTCGCCTCGGCCATCCAGGACCGTTCGTCGGGTTCGCGGGCGCGGGCGGCGGGCAATGGCCGCTCCGAGAAAGCCGCGTCCACCGGCCAGTCCGCGCTGGACCGGCTGGTGGGCAACTCGGCGCCGATGCAGCAGGTCAAGGAGCGCATCGCCAAGGTGGCCCGCAGCATGGCCCCGGTGCTGGTGCGCGGCGAATCGGGCACCGGCAAGGAACTGGCGGCGCGCGCGCTGCATGCCTGCAGCCATCGCAGCGACGGTCCGTTCGTCGCCGTGAACTGCAGTGCCATCCCGGAAGCGCTGCTGGAAGCCGAGTTCTTCGGCGCGCGCAAGGGCTCCTACACCGGCTCCACGGCCGACCGGGAAGGCTACTTCCAGGCCGCGAGCGGCGGCACGCTGTTCCTCGACGAGATCGGCGACCTGCCGCTGGCGATGCAGTCCAAGCTGCTGCGCGCGATCCAGGAGCGCCATGTCCGCGCGCTGGGCTCGACTCAGGAAGACTCGGTGGACGTGCGCATCGTCAGCGCCACGCACCGCGACCTGGCGGCCGACGTCGCGGCGGGCAAGTTCCGCCAGGACCTGTACTACCGCCTGAACGTCATCGAGATCCTGGTGCCGCCGCTGCGCGAGCGCCGCGAGGACCTGCCCGCGTTGTGCGAAGCGCTGCTCGCCCGCATCGCGTCCGAGACCGGCATGCCGGTGCCGACGCTGTCGAGTGCGGTCGCGGAACAGCTGGCCTGCCATCCGCTGGCCGGCAACGTGCGGGAACTGGAGAACCTGCTGCACCGCGCCGTGGCGCTGTCGGATGGCGAGGCGCTGCAGGTCGATGAGGCTGCCACCGCGCCGGCGCCGTTGCCGCCGCAGGCTGCAGCGCCCGCTGCGATGCCCGTGTTCACGCCCGCTCCGATCACGGTCCTTCCGCCGCCGGTCGCCGGTGCCGCCGTGACGGCGGATCCCGCGGCCCTGCAGGCGGCCCTGCTGCCCACGCCCAAGGACCTGCAGGCCTGGCTCGACCAGCAGGAGCGCGAGATCCTCGTGCGCACGCTGCAGGAAACGGGCTTCAACCGCACGGCCGCGGCGCAGCGCCTGGGCCTGAGCCTGCGGCAGATCCGCTACCGCATCGCGCGGCTGGCCATCGCGGTGCCCGGCGGCGAAGAGCCGAATGAAACCGCCGCCTGA